TCTACTTTCTTTTCTCATTATCCTAAATTCCCGTCAGGAGTAATTTGCACACTTTGGCTTGTGTATACTCGATCTCGCCCGAAATTCTTTTGGGTAAATCTCCATTCATACAATGAAGGGAATTTGTAATGAAAAAAGTTCTGTATGGCCTGTGGGCTATATCTGCGCTTGCGGCGACCTCTGTCTATGCCGCCCCCGTTCAGGTGGGTGAGGCTGCAGGGTCGGCTGCCGCGTCGGTTTCGGCAGGAAGTTCCTCCGCAACCAGCGTGAGCACCGTAAGTTCTGCGGTAGGGGTTGCCCTGGCGGCGACCGGTGGCGGCGATGGTTCTAATACCGGAACCACTACCACCACAACCACCAGTACCCAGTAATAAAGGTACGCTTAATTCTAACCACACTTCGGTGTGGTTATTTTGAATTGCCAAAAGCCTGTGGGATTTGTAGGCCGGGTAAGCGTCGCGCCACCCGGCAATAATGCGGAGAAACGTCGTGAAGCGACCAGCGCTCATAATGGTTTGCCTGCTACTGCAGGCTTGCTCAGCCTCTACCGAAGGGCTGGGTCATTCGCTGTGGGATAGCGTGTTTGGTACTCCCGGCGTACAGA
The Citrobacter arsenatis DNA segment above includes these coding regions:
- the yjbE gene encoding exopolysaccharide production protein YjbE is translated as MKKVLYGLWAISALAATSVYAAPVQVGEAAGSAAASVSAGSSSATSVSTVSSAVGVALAATGGGDGSNTGTTTTTTTSTQ